The following coding sequences are from one Microcoleus sp. AS-A8 window:
- the secD gene encoding protein translocase subunit SecD: MQKQRWILALIVALVIGAIWVLVQVKIPLGLDLRGGAQLTIQVKPTKEIQQITSRQLEDVLSVIENRVNALGVSEPLVQPVYPDQILVQLPGVNDPQQAERVLGGTAQLEFRKQKPGADYYQLMAEMQSRDALVQQQAQLSSTGDEKALADNKAALERSNQAIAQLFESTGLTGKNLRDALPEPTQTGDNWKVAIRFDADGAEKFAQLTKELAGTGRSIGIFLDQALISAPTVGPEYAQAGITGGGAEISGRYTAQSANEFAVQLRGGALPVPVEIVENRTVGATLGRDSIQSSIYAGIGGLVLVLVFMGLYYRLPGLIADVSLIIYALLTMAVFALLGVTLTLPGIAGFILSIGMAVDANVLIFERTREEIRAGKTLYRSVESGFYRAFSSILDGNVTTVIACAALFWLGSGLVKGFALTLGLGVVVSMFTAITCSRTFMLLVVLGFPGLRQKLELFVPNPPVSVNS, from the coding sequence ATGCAAAAACAGCGTTGGATATTAGCCTTGATTGTAGCCCTCGTGATTGGGGCGATCTGGGTGCTTGTGCAAGTGAAAATTCCATTAGGATTAGACTTGCGGGGGGGGGCACAGTTGACCATTCAGGTCAAGCCCACAAAAGAAATTCAGCAAATTACATCGAGACAACTAGAAGACGTTCTCAGTGTGATTGAAAATCGGGTTAATGCACTTGGGGTTTCAGAACCCCTGGTACAACCCGTTTATCCCGATCAAATCTTGGTGCAGCTACCTGGGGTAAATGACCCGCAACAGGCAGAACGGGTGCTGGGTGGCACAGCACAATTGGAATTTCGCAAGCAGAAACCAGGAGCCGATTATTATCAGCTAATGGCTGAAATGCAATCGCGAGACGCTTTGGTGCAGCAGCAGGCTCAGTTGAGTAGCACAGGGGATGAAAAAGCGCTCGCAGACAATAAAGCAGCTCTTGAGCGCAGCAACCAAGCGATCGCACAATTGTTTGAATCTACCGGTCTGACGGGTAAAAATCTCAGAGATGCTCTTCCCGAACCCACTCAAACAGGTGATAACTGGAAAGTCGCCATCCGCTTTGACGCCGATGGAGCCGAAAAATTTGCTCAGCTCACCAAAGAATTGGCGGGAACGGGTCGTAGTATCGGTATTTTTCTCGATCAGGCTCTGATTAGCGCGCCCACCGTTGGGCCCGAATATGCCCAAGCAGGTATCACGGGTGGTGGTGCTGAGATTAGTGGTCGCTATACAGCTCAATCAGCCAACGAATTTGCCGTGCAGCTACGAGGGGGTGCCTTACCTGTACCGGTGGAAATTGTAGAGAACCGCACAGTGGGTGCAACGTTAGGGCGAGACAGTATCCAAAGCAGTATCTATGCCGGGATTGGCGGCTTGGTTTTAGTATTGGTGTTTATGGGCCTCTACTACCGCCTGCCCGGTTTAATTGCTGACGTTTCCTTAATCATCTACGCCCTGCTGACGATGGCGGTTTTTGCTCTGTTGGGTGTGACCTTAACGCTGCCGGGAATTGCTGGTTTTATTCTCAGTATTGGCATGGCCGTTGATGCGAATGTACTGATTTTTGAACGGACGCGAGAAGAAATAAGAGCCGGGAAAACTTTGTATCGCTCTGTAGAATCGGGATTTTATCGGGCATTCTCTAGTATTTTGGATGGTAACGTGACGACCGTAATTGCTTGTGCTGCGCTATTTTGGCTAGGGTCGGGGTTGGTGAAGGGTTTTGCACTCACACTGGGTTTGGGAGTCGTGGTGAGTATGTTTACAGCGATCACCTGTAGCCGCACGTTTATGCTGCTGGTGGTTCTGGGATTTCCAGGGTTGCGCCAAAAGCTTGAACTCTTTGTGCCTAACCCACCCGTTTCAGTGAACTCATAG
- a CDS encoding alpha-ketoacid dehydrogenase subunit beta, with translation MADTLFFNALRAAIDEEMARDEAVFVLGEDVGHYGGSYKVTKDLYKKYGDLRVLDTPIAENSFTGLAVGAAMTGLRPIIEGMNMGFLLLAFNQISNNAGMLRYTSGGNFKIPMVIRGPGGVGRQLGAEHSQRLEAYFQAVPGLKIVACSTPYNAKGLLKSAIRDDNPVLFFEHVLLYNLKEDLPDEEYLVPLDKAEVVRQGKDVTILTYSRMRHHVMQAVKPLEKEGFDPEVIDLISLKPLDFDTIGASIRKTHRVIVVEECMKTGGIGAELIASINDRLFDELDAPVLRLSSQDIPTPYNGILENLTIVQPQQIVEAVQKMVASRV, from the coding sequence ATGGCAGACACACTTTTCTTTAACGCCCTACGCGCCGCCATTGATGAAGAAATGGCACGCGATGAAGCTGTATTTGTACTCGGTGAAGATGTAGGTCACTACGGTGGTTCCTACAAAGTCACCAAAGATCTGTATAAAAAATACGGTGATCTTCGGGTTCTGGATACCCCGATTGCGGAAAACAGCTTCACCGGTCTGGCCGTCGGTGCAGCGATGACGGGTTTACGACCCATTATTGAAGGCATGAATATGGGCTTTTTGCTCTTGGCCTTCAACCAAATTTCCAATAACGCTGGGATGTTGCGTTATACGTCCGGTGGGAACTTCAAAATTCCCATGGTGATTCGTGGCCCTGGTGGGGTTGGGCGTCAGTTGGGGGCTGAACACTCCCAGCGACTAGAAGCTTACTTTCAGGCGGTTCCGGGTTTAAAAATCGTTGCCTGCTCAACCCCGTACAATGCCAAAGGACTTCTTAAATCCGCGATTCGGGACGACAATCCCGTTTTATTCTTTGAACATGTCCTACTTTACAACCTCAAAGAAGACCTACCCGACGAGGAGTACTTGGTACCTCTCGATAAAGCAGAGGTCGTCCGCCAGGGCAAAGATGTCACCATTCTCACCTACTCTCGGATGCGTCATCACGTCATGCAAGCCGTGAAGCCGCTCGAAAAAGAAGGGTTTGATCCAGAGGTGATTGACTTGATTTCCTTGAAGCCGTTAGATTTTGACACTATCGGGGCTTCCATTCGCAAAACCCATCGCGTGATTGTGGTGGAAGAATGTATGAAAACCGGGGGTATTGGAGCAGAATTAATCGCGTCGATTAATGATCGATTGTTTGATGAACTCGATGCGCCAGTGCTGCGGCTGTCTTCTCAGGATATCCCAACCCCTTACAACGGTATTCTGGAAAATCTAACAATTGTGCAACCCCAGCAAATTGTGGAAGCTGTACAAAAGATGGTGGCATCGCGGGTTTAA
- a CDS encoding S-(hydroxymethyl)glutathione dehydrogenase/class III alcohol dehydrogenase, producing MQVKAAVAYEAGKPLTIETVQLDGPRAGEVLVEIKASGVCHTDAYTLSGKDSEGLFPAILGHEGAGVVVEVGQGVTSVKPGDHVIPLYTPECRQCEYCLSRKTNLCQAIRGTQGRGVMPDGTSRFSMNGTPLYHYMGTSTFANYTVLPEIAVAKIREDAPFDKVCYIGCGVTTGIGAVIYTAKVEPGARVVVFGLGGIGLNVIQGARMVGASQIVGVDINPDKRAMAEKFGMTDFVNPQEVEGDLVPYLVDLTKGGADYSFECIGNVNVMRQALECCHKGWGMSVIIGVAGAGEEIRTRPFQLVTGRVWKGSAFGGARGRTDVPTLVDWYMEGKINIDDLITHVMPLENINRAFDLMHQGESIRSVVTFS from the coding sequence GTGCAAGTCAAAGCAGCGGTTGCCTATGAGGCAGGGAAGCCATTAACCATCGAAACGGTTCAGTTGGATGGTCCAAGAGCGGGTGAGGTATTGGTTGAAATTAAGGCAAGTGGAGTTTGCCATACCGATGCTTATACCCTCTCCGGCAAAGATTCAGAAGGGCTATTCCCCGCCATTCTGGGACATGAAGGGGCCGGTGTGGTGGTGGAGGTGGGTCAAGGCGTCACCAGTGTGAAACCGGGCGACCATGTCATCCCCCTATATACCCCCGAATGCCGTCAGTGCGAATATTGCCTGAGTCGTAAAACCAATCTCTGCCAAGCGATTCGTGGGACTCAAGGGCGCGGTGTTATGCCCGATGGCACCAGTCGCTTCTCGATGAATGGAACTCCGCTGTATCACTATATGGGGACATCTACATTTGCCAATTACACGGTACTGCCGGAAATCGCGGTGGCGAAAATCCGTGAAGATGCTCCGTTTGATAAAGTATGTTACATCGGCTGCGGGGTGACTACGGGGATTGGTGCGGTGATTTATACGGCTAAAGTGGAACCCGGAGCAAGAGTTGTGGTGTTTGGGCTAGGAGGGATTGGCCTCAACGTGATCCAAGGGGCGCGGATGGTCGGTGCTAGCCAAATTGTCGGCGTTGATATTAATCCCGATAAGCGAGCCATGGCTGAAAAATTTGGCATGACGGATTTTGTCAATCCTCAGGAAGTGGAGGGGGATTTAGTTCCCTATTTGGTGGACTTAACCAAAGGTGGCGCGGATTACAGTTTTGAGTGCATCGGCAATGTCAATGTGATGCGCCAAGCCTTGGAGTGCTGCCACAAAGGTTGGGGTATGAGTGTGATTATCGGCGTGGCGGGTGCCGGGGAAGAAATTCGGACTCGTCCGTTTCAACTGGTGACTGGGCGCGTTTGGAAAGGTTCAGCCTTCGGGGGGGCAAGGGGTCGCACGGATGTTCCCACCCTTGTGGATTGGTATATGGAAGGGAAGATTAACATTGATGATCTCATTACCCATGTGATGCCGCTGGAGAATATTAATCGGGCTTTTGATTTGATGCACCAAGGGGAATCGATTCGCAGCGTGGTGACATTCTCTTGA
- the map gene encoding type I methionyl aminopeptidase: MGNETIVLLSSREIEKMRRAGRLAAELLDHLAPMVKPGVSTLELNDEAERWTTAHGAKSAPLGYHGFPKSICTSVNEVVCHGIPNAKQILKEGDIINIDVTPTVEGYHGDTSKTFFVGTPSPTAKKLVEVTEECLRRGIATVSSGSRIGDIGAAIQEYAEAHGFSVVRDFVGHGVSNIFHTAPQIPHYGTRGKGKRLRPGMVFTIEPMINEGTWEVEVLADKWTAVTKDRKLSAQFEHTLAVTEEGVEILTLREADAQRKSA; this comes from the coding sequence ATGGGAAACGAAACAATCGTTCTCTTATCCAGCAGAGAAATTGAAAAAATGCGCCGCGCAGGGCGCTTGGCCGCTGAACTTTTAGATCATCTAGCACCGATGGTTAAGCCAGGGGTGAGTACCTTAGAACTGAATGACGAAGCGGAGCGCTGGACTACAGCACATGGGGCAAAAAGTGCTCCTCTGGGCTATCATGGCTTTCCCAAGTCCATCTGCACCAGTGTCAATGAGGTGGTCTGTCACGGGATTCCCAATGCTAAACAAATCCTCAAGGAAGGCGACATTATCAATATCGATGTGACGCCGACTGTAGAAGGCTACCACGGTGATACTTCCAAAACTTTTTTTGTGGGTACTCCTTCCCCAACAGCGAAGAAGTTGGTTGAGGTGACGGAGGAGTGTTTAAGAAGAGGGATTGCTACCGTTAGCTCCGGTTCCCGGATTGGAGACATTGGCGCGGCTATTCAAGAGTATGCCGAGGCTCATGGTTTTTCTGTGGTGCGAGACTTCGTCGGACATGGTGTGAGTAACATTTTCCATACCGCACCTCAAATTCCTCACTATGGCACAAGGGGGAAAGGAAAGCGTCTTCGCCCTGGTATGGTTTTTACCATTGAGCCAATGATTAATGAAGGCACTTGGGAAGTTGAGGTTCTCGCTGACAAATGGACAGCTGTGACAAAAGATCGCAAGCTTTCTGCTCAATTTGAGCATACATTAGCGGTCACTGAAGAAGGTGTTGAAATTCTCACATTACGCGAAGCGGATGCACAGAGGAAATCGGCTTAG
- a CDS encoding RNA-binding protein, translating to MSIYVGNLSYQVTQDDLNAVFAEYGTVKRVQLPTDRETGRIRGFGFVEMSSDAEEEAAIEALDGAEWMGRDLKVNKAKPRENKSASGGFRKSNSFSRRY from the coding sequence ATGTCAATCTATGTAGGTAATCTGTCCTACCAAGTTACACAAGATGACCTCAATGCGGTTTTTGCAGAATACGGTACAGTCAAACGAGTTCAACTTCCCACAGATCGAGAAACGGGACGCATCCGTGGCTTTGGCTTTGTGGAAATGAGCTCAGATGCTGAAGAAGAAGCCGCGATTGAGGCTCTAGATGGTGCAGAATGGATGGGTCGCGACCTGAAAGTGAATAAGGCTAAGCCCCGCGAAAATAAAAGCGCTTCGGGTGGGTTTCGGAAAAGCAACAGCTTCTCTCGCCGCTACTAA
- a CDS encoding ATP-binding cassette domain-containing protein: MSIVVVENLSKVYPVAVKEPGIKGTLAHFLRRTYRSVKAVQDVSFEIEMGEVVGFLGPNGAGKTTTLKMLTGLIHPSSGRVRVANHVPFRRQTDFLKKITLVMGQKQQLLWDLPALDSLKINAAVYGISDRDFQYRVGELTEMLSLEGKLTQPVRKLSLGERMKAELLAALLHQPQLLFLDEPTLGLDINAQVGVRDFLREYNQRTGATILLTSHYMADITALCQRVLLIYAGQLIYDGSLEGLVDRFAPYREVQVELAEPLPEEKLSTYAEVEAIEGREVRFLVKRDVLTSTVSQILAELEVMDLSVTEPPIEEVIGRVFRAGVVS; the protein is encoded by the coding sequence ATGTCTATTGTTGTAGTTGAGAACCTAAGCAAAGTCTACCCGGTAGCCGTTAAAGAACCGGGCATCAAAGGTACGTTGGCTCACTTTCTGCGCCGCACCTACCGCTCAGTCAAAGCTGTTCAAGACGTTTCTTTCGAGATTGAGATGGGCGAAGTGGTTGGATTCCTGGGTCCCAACGGTGCAGGAAAAACCACGACACTCAAGATGCTCACCGGACTCATTCACCCCTCCAGCGGTCGAGTGAGAGTGGCGAATCATGTCCCCTTTCGCAGGCAAACAGACTTTTTGAAGAAAATTACCCTAGTTATGGGTCAAAAGCAGCAGTTGCTTTGGGACTTGCCTGCACTAGATTCCCTGAAAATTAACGCGGCTGTTTATGGCATCTCTGACAGAGATTTTCAGTATCGCGTCGGAGAACTCACCGAGATGCTTTCTTTAGAAGGCAAACTCACCCAACCCGTGCGGAAGCTTTCTCTGGGGGAACGCATGAAAGCCGAACTGCTGGCAGCCTTGCTACATCAACCCCAACTACTCTTCCTCGATGAGCCAACGTTGGGATTAGATATCAACGCCCAAGTTGGAGTCCGCGACTTCCTGCGGGAATATAATCAGCGCACAGGTGCGACGATTCTTCTGACCAGTCACTACATGGCGGATATCACGGCTCTGTGCCAAAGGGTACTGTTAATTTATGCAGGTCAACTGATTTATGATGGCTCTCTGGAAGGGTTAGTTGACCGCTTCGCACCTTATCGCGAGGTTCAAGTGGAACTGGCTGAGCCGTTGCCCGAAGAGAAACTCTCTACCTATGCTGAAGTAGAAGCCATTGAAGGTCGGGAAGTCCGTTTTTTGGTCAAGCGCGATGTCCTGACGAGTACCGTGTCTCAAATTTTGGCTGAGCTGGAAGTCATGGATTTAAGCGTCACTGAGCCACCCATTGAAGAAGTGATTGGTCGGGTTTTTCGTGCTGGGGTAGTCTCATGA
- a CDS encoding ABC-2 family transporter protein produces MKRGMRTAQTFLSVYYAYMVEYRAELFLWALSGTLPLILMGIWIKASQSGQFGLEANDFARYFLTVFLVRQFNVVWVVWEFEKEVVEGKLSPRLLQPIDPVWHHVASHVSERLARLPLALMLVGLFFLLYPEAIWLPSLGNIMLFMPLVALAFALRFLIQYTFALFAFWTERASAIEQFWFLFYLFLSGIIAPLEVFPVAVREVALWTPFPYLIHFPAAILIGLPVDIVRSILVMLGWSLLFFILNRWLWRKGLKQYSGMGA; encoded by the coding sequence ATGAAGCGAGGGATGAGAACGGCTCAAACGTTCCTCTCGGTTTACTATGCCTACATGGTAGAGTACCGGGCGGAGTTGTTTTTATGGGCGCTGTCGGGAACCCTACCGCTGATTTTGATGGGTATCTGGATTAAAGCCTCCCAAAGTGGACAATTTGGTCTAGAGGCTAACGATTTTGCCCGCTATTTTCTCACCGTTTTTCTTGTCCGTCAGTTTAATGTCGTTTGGGTCGTCTGGGAGTTTGAAAAGGAAGTGGTGGAAGGAAAGCTTTCTCCCCGACTCCTACAGCCGATTGATCCGGTGTGGCATCATGTCGCGTCCCATGTATCAGAACGGCTGGCTCGTCTGCCTTTGGCGTTAATGTTGGTGGGTTTGTTTTTTTTGCTTTATCCTGAGGCGATTTGGCTACCGAGTCTGGGCAATATAATGCTGTTTATGCCCCTGGTTGCCCTGGCTTTTGCTCTGCGTTTCTTGATACAGTATACTTTTGCTCTGTTTGCCTTTTGGACAGAACGAGCAAGTGCGATCGAGCAATTTTGGTTTTTGTTTTACTTGTTTTTGTCTGGCATCATTGCCCCGCTAGAAGTTTTTCCAGTAGCCGTGCGTGAGGTAGCACTGTGGACGCCCTTTCCTTATCTCATTCACTTCCCAGCAGCAATTTTGATTGGGCTACCTGTGGATATTGTGCGAAGTATTTTGGTCATGCTGGGTTGGAGTCTACTTTTTTTCATCTTGAACCGCTGGCTGTGGCGCAAGGGATTGAAGCAGTACTCGGGGATGGGAGCTTAG
- the infC gene encoding translation initiation factor IF-3, with amino-acid sequence MIDQENNNRGLTDTRDALQLAESVGLDLVVVSESKEAPVAKILDYGKHQYQQKKRQRQSAKPSMKEVQLRPNVGESDYSLRINRAVEWLGKGDSVKFQVRLRGREHQHRDRAAELLDRIVVDLGQVGKVQSLDKRSLIVQVIPS; translated from the coding sequence TTGATTGACCAAGAAAACAACAATCGGGGTTTGACTGATACCCGTGATGCGCTGCAACTCGCTGAAAGTGTAGGGCTTGACCTTGTCGTAGTCTCTGAAAGTAAAGAGGCTCCAGTAGCTAAGATTCTGGACTACGGCAAGCATCAGTACCAACAGAAAAAACGTCAACGCCAGAGTGCTAAACCATCGATGAAGGAGGTTCAGCTTCGCCCGAACGTCGGCGAGTCTGATTACAGCTTACGCATCAATAGAGCTGTTGAGTGGTTGGGTAAAGGCGATTCCGTGAAATTCCAAGTCCGTTTACGGGGTCGAGAACATCAACATCGCGACCGCGCCGCAGAATTGCTAGACCGCATTGTAGTTGACCTCGGTCAAGTGGGAAAAGTCCAGTCCTTGGATAAACGCTCACTGATTGTTCAGGTGATTCCATCCTAG
- a CDS encoding aldo/keto reductase, with amino-acid sequence MQTTQKLSLPIMGCGTWAWGNRLLWGYDESMDDQLQAVFNLCVSNGVTLFDTGDSYGTGKLNGRSEQLLGQFSQGYQGSNSDKICLATKLAAYPWRLTRQSMVSAGKASAQRLGRNVDLVQMHWSTANYAPWQEGALLQGLADLYEQGLVKGVGLSNYGPKRLKWVHQKLADRAVPISTLQVQYSLLSTYPVTQLGLKDVCDELGIKLIAYSPLGLGLLTGKYSEKGPFPKGIRGVLFRQLLPSIHPIVDGLRAIAQSRNKTLSQVALNWCICKGTIPIPGAKSVEQAKENIGALGWQLDSNEVAELDRAAARVDKPMVQNIFQTR; translated from the coding sequence ATGCAGACGACGCAAAAACTCTCCCTTCCTATCATGGGCTGCGGAACTTGGGCCTGGGGAAACCGACTGCTCTGGGGATATGACGAAAGCATGGATGACCAGTTGCAAGCCGTCTTTAACCTCTGTGTAAGCAACGGTGTGACTTTATTTGATACGGGCGATTCCTACGGAACGGGGAAATTGAATGGGCGAAGTGAGCAACTTCTCGGACAGTTCTCTCAGGGATATCAGGGTTCCAATTCAGACAAGATTTGCCTAGCCACCAAGCTGGCGGCTTATCCGTGGAGATTGACACGTCAGTCCATGGTGTCGGCTGGCAAGGCATCTGCCCAGCGCTTGGGAAGAAATGTAGATTTAGTACAAATGCACTGGTCTACAGCTAACTATGCTCCCTGGCAGGAGGGGGCACTCTTGCAGGGTTTGGCGGATCTTTACGAGCAAGGATTGGTGAAGGGAGTCGGCTTATCCAATTACGGCCCCAAACGGCTCAAATGGGTGCATCAAAAGCTTGCCGATCGCGCCGTTCCCATTTCGACGCTACAAGTTCAGTATTCCCTATTATCCACCTATCCGGTCACCCAACTTGGACTCAAAGATGTTTGTGATGAGCTGGGGATAAAGCTCATTGCCTATAGCCCCTTGGGATTGGGGCTGTTAACCGGAAAATACTCGGAGAAAGGGCCTTTCCCCAAAGGCATCCGAGGTGTGCTGTTTAGGCAGTTATTACCCAGCATCCACCCGATCGTAGACGGCTTACGAGCGATCGCCCAATCCAGAAACAAGACCCTATCACAGGTTGCCCTCAACTGGTGCATCTGTAAAGGAACCATTCCCATCCCTGGAGCCAAAAGTGTGGAACAAGCTAAGGAGAATATTGGCGCTTTGGGTTGGCAACTCGACTCCAACGAAGTTGCAGAACTTGATCGCGCGGCTGCTCGTGTAGACAAACCCATGGTTCAAAACATCTTTCAGACTCGGTGA
- a CDS encoding acyltransferase family protein, translating to MSQKSDLVARPGWSLDQRNPQVIQSFMPLWEWLYRYYFRVQTSGWHHIPPQGQVLLVGSHNGGLVAPDMVMMMYDWFREFGTERPVYGLMHPCVWKAVPRVADLVAQTGAVVAHPKMAIAALRKGASVLVYPGGAKDVFRLHALRNKICLAGNQAFIKLALGHNVPIVPVISYGGHDTLIVLADLYQQVRQLHEWGMPWFLDIDPEVFPIYLGLPWGLAIGPLPNIPLPVQIHTRVCPPIIFERYGREAAHDSDYVDACYNLVCEKMQQELDGLVREVEQ from the coding sequence ATGTCTCAAAAATCTGACCTTGTAGCACGACCCGGCTGGTCTTTAGATCAACGAAATCCTCAAGTCATTCAATCGTTCATGCCGCTCTGGGAGTGGCTATATCGCTACTATTTTCGAGTGCAAACGAGTGGCTGGCACCATATTCCGCCTCAGGGGCAAGTCCTGCTCGTCGGTTCCCATAATGGAGGGCTAGTCGCCCCTGATATGGTCATGATGATGTATGACTGGTTTCGAGAATTTGGCACAGAACGTCCTGTTTATGGTTTGATGCATCCTTGTGTCTGGAAGGCTGTTCCGAGAGTAGCCGACCTCGTGGCTCAGACGGGTGCGGTGGTGGCGCATCCCAAAATGGCGATCGCAGCTTTGCGAAAAGGTGCCAGTGTTCTCGTTTACCCTGGTGGAGCTAAAGATGTCTTTCGACTCCATGCCTTGCGTAACAAAATCTGCTTGGCTGGGAATCAAGCTTTTATCAAGCTGGCACTAGGGCACAATGTCCCGATTGTGCCGGTGATTTCCTACGGTGGTCACGATACACTAATTGTTTTGGCTGACTTGTATCAACAAGTGCGGCAACTCCATGAATGGGGAATGCCTTGGTTTTTGGATATCGATCCAGAAGTGTTTCCGATTTATCTGGGATTACCCTGGGGACTGGCGATCGGCCCTCTGCCTAATATTCCACTCCCTGTACAAATCCATACCAGGGTTTGCCCACCGATTATTTTTGAGCGTTATGGTCGAGAAGCCGCCCATGATAGCGATTATGTGGATGCTTGCTATAACCTCGTGTGCGAAAAGATGCAGCAAGAGTTAGACGGTTTAGTTCGAGAGGTGGAACAGTAA
- a CDS encoding DMT family transporter: MRVLFNEHAILGLFQTGGFVTPTLQNSFLLMFMRMLLVVPLMASLAPKLYPATWKDIKQLGNFEQRPLLLQSVGCGVLMFLYLAMIYISIGLIPTGIAMTLFFTYPVFTALFSWRWFGNRPTLFRWSVMGLVLLGSFLTMPYSDTAANNQTLIGIITGISSGVVYALYTVVAQKSFETLHPFPFTWISFATTLGLSAASLVIWNLQDAQLIWIPLWIGALLSAIATFAGHLLNNFGIRLIGATSASMIGASNPALTVILAWCTIQETLQGLQLVGVVIVTLSVALLSRERSLSK; encoded by the coding sequence GTGAGAGTTCTATTCAACGAACACGCGATTCTGGGACTCTTCCAGACGGGGGGTTTTGTCACACCCACCTTGCAGAACTCATTTTTATTGATGTTCATGCGGATGCTGTTAGTCGTTCCGTTGATGGCATCTCTGGCACCGAAACTCTACCCTGCAACCTGGAAGGATATTAAACAGTTAGGGAATTTTGAACAACGTCCTCTGCTGCTGCAATCGGTGGGATGCGGGGTTCTCATGTTTCTTTACTTGGCAATGATTTATATTTCCATCGGGCTGATTCCGACGGGTATTGCCATGACTCTCTTCTTTACTTACCCCGTTTTCACGGCGCTATTTTCCTGGCGGTGGTTTGGGAATCGTCCGACACTGTTTCGTTGGAGTGTGATGGGATTGGTATTACTGGGCAGTTTTTTGACCATGCCCTATAGTGATACGGCGGCGAATAACCAAACCTTAATCGGTATCATCACCGGGATTTCCTCCGGTGTTGTGTATGCTCTCTATACGGTTGTGGCTCAAAAGAGTTTTGAAACCCTGCATCCTTTTCCCTTTACTTGGATTAGTTTTGCCACCACCTTAGGATTATCAGCCGCAAGTCTTGTAATCTGGAATTTACAGGATGCTCAGCTCATCTGGATTCCCCTGTGGATTGGAGCGCTCCTGTCTGCGATCGCCACTTTTGCCGGACACTTGCTGAACAATTTCGGGATTCGCCTCATCGGTGCTACGTCTGCTTCAATGATTGGCGCGAGTAATCCAGCACTTACGGTGATTTTGGCTTGGTGCACGATTCAGGAAACACTACAGGGTTTGCAACTGGTGGGAGTAGTGATTGTGACGTTGAGCGTTGCACTGCTGAGTCGAGAGCGTAGTTTATCCAAGTAA